CACGGATCAACTTCACTTCTGGTTTCAAACGAAGGTTCTCAGCGGGAGTTCAGTTTCAGAGGAAGGTTAACAGGGGGAGAACCATTCGGAAGTTAGAAACGCTACAATTTAATATAAATCGTTGATTTAATAGTGTTAAATCTCAACGGTTGAGTATTAAAAACTTTTAACCTGCTACCGATTCTCCCCCGCAGTCATCGTCTTCTTCATCACAACCATTGTCCCAAGCCCTAAGAACAGATTCAAAAccttccctctcttcttttcttttctttctttttccttggtgGGATAAGCCGAGTAATAGATCATGCATGATCAGTAAAATTAAatactctctttctttctcttctaatttatttcatcttcttccttggtgGGATAAGCCGAGTGATAGATATTGAGTAATCAGTAAAATTAAATAGTCTAAAGAAAAGTAAGATTTCAGTTTCATAGTACCCACTGTTCCACATTACCTACTACCCAAGATTCCTGAAAGAGTAATAGACAACAAGTTGTACTAGGAAAACAGGTGGATGGACATGAGATGCAGAGGGCGGGGCCGACAAAGGGAAAGGGGACGACTTGAAATTGGCAGCAGATTATGAGTTGTTGGCAGCAGATTATGAGTTGGAGGAGTGGGGTGGTGTTTAAACCGGTAGCCAAGAGCTGGTCTTGACCATTGCGAGGAAGCCTACGTTGCACAAGGgtttggtgagagagagagcaggagagaggaaggataTGGAGAGGTACGCTGGATCGGAAGGGCTGGTCTTGATCTCCCAACACCAATAGTATGGTATTTGTCAGGGTTTACTAGTTTATTTTGACAAACTCAGGTCACTCTACCCTATAAAATTATATGCAAATCCAATAgttgaaattaaattaattaaattcaacGGTTCTCAACTCGCTAAAATACCTGATACTTGGGTATCCTGCTAGCATTCATATCCTTCTCCCTTAATATTAAAGATAATGACCTACATTTTGTACAAGTTAATCATAACATGCATTTTTCTATTTGGTCTAGGACAATTATTTAagggttttccttcttttgtgaCTGGGGTaggttacataaaataatgtaaTGGatgatattatattattattctGACAAGATTGGATAAAATGGAGATTAAAAATCAATTATTTAGTATCtttcattttattaataaaagaagTTCAAACTTGCAAGCCCACTAAATaattggttttatggttttatggtttttgggttttaagCTGATCTTAGTTTATAACGGTCACAAAATCGAAGAAAaccatttattatttgttttcattatCTTACTTCCCTATTTTGATAACCTGACTCACTTCTCATTTTACATTTAATTGGTTCAACATATTTGGTTTGAATCAATTTATTGACTGAATCAGGCCGGGATATGGAAACTACCTTCTTCCATCGTTTGTTTCTTATGTAATAACATTGTTGAAGAAGGTGATGATCACACACATGATTATGTATTTTTCGATTCACAGCACATCACAAAAGGTGACTTTGGCTTGTAAGAAAGAAGAAGTTAACACGAAATATAAGGGTAGTTCTCATTTATTGTAAGATTTTTGCCACACTTTGATTTTAGGGTTCTGCTTTCCATTGAAATGTCATTGAGAACCTTTTTTCtaatattaaatatttttcagcaTAGATTCCATTTATTCAACGAGCAGAATTGGCTCAGGACAAGGCATGGAACAAGAGGTTACTATTTAATCAACTTTCTTGATCACTTGATtgtctaaatatatatatatatatatttttaaataggaaattcaaaggaaaaattttcaagtaaaattttatttgcaccaaaaaaaaatgtgcaatgAATAATATGGGGCCTAAGAAAATAGAGATATCGGGTATAAATGCCCAAGGACCTGAGTGATTGCTAATCCAAGCTTCTGTTGTTTGAAAGGTTCAAGAGTTTACATCTAGACTTTACCATCATGATAAATTAGGTCTAGGTTGTTATAGATTGAGACATTTTTTCAATCTTCCTTTGGAACAAAATATCCAGGATAATGAATGATTAATGACCCATGTCTCTGATGAATTAATGTGTAGGTTTGCTAGTggaatttaataaaattataattaaaaatcactatcaaagagagaagaaaatagaacaaAGATTCCATATTGAACAGAGAACAGAGATACAAAATGGCTAGAAATATCAAATTGCTTATTCATTTGCGAGGGATTTTGCGAGCTGAAGAAATGTGGTCACAGATTCATTATTCTAGGTCTTTTGTTGGAGGCTAATGTGAAGAGAGAGCAGACATGTTGCAAGGCAAACCCAAGGCTGTCTGAAGAGCATTTCTTTGCTGGTCGCTTTGCCAATAATGAGAGGAGGAACAGGTTCGGACAAAGAAACTGTGAGCAGGCTCATGAGGGAGGCGTCCTGCCGACGCAAAGTAGCAACACCAACGGCATCATCAGGGCATGATTTGGAACCATCGATATGACCAAAGAGATCCTGACTGATGAGAAAAGGGCTACCTACGCCTTCCATAGAAGATAGTTGAAGTTAGCGAGACGCTGGGAGAGAAAGTGATGTGATGATCCATAGGTAGGTGGAGAAGGGGAAGGGCTGGTGGTGATGCTAGAGGCGGCGGAGTGCCTATCAAGAGTAGCAGGGCTGACATGGCACCTACGATcgataaacaaagaggagaaaggGAGCGAGGGATTGAGAAGATGAGACCGATTAGGGTGAAGAGAGGTAGGCCTTTGTGGCccttgataccatgttaacacAAGGTTTTGGATGTTAATGTCCTGTATATTTAATTGATAATAAGagtatttataaaatagagtACAAGAGAATGCAACCCTAATTGGTTGAGATATTTGGCTAAAATAGAACATATAAAATATAGGCTTTCCAATTGGAAGAAAGAGGAATATTGAGTCTGCTAATAAGCATGTAGAATATTCTTCCCTAGCATTTTTTGGGCATGTGAATACGGTTCTTCCAAAGCATTACTGACAGAAGAAGatgcatgtttttattttttttgggggggttgggggtggtTAGAAAGATGCATGTGTATTTCAGTATAATATTGAATTTGTGAACATTGTACCGTGTACAACAACTAATCAAATGACAATCAAATCTCTAAATATAGGAACAGCGATACATATTAACGGCCCGATATATACATTAAGGGCCCCATTGACAACACTCTTGATTCCTGATTCCATTGATTTTTGTTTCATGGGAACAGATTGAGAGTAAAATTTTGCTTGGTAACACTGGTCtaattttttgttcttagaaATTAGACCATGGTCCAAATTACccccaaaaatcaagaattataaaacataaaaaatctgcTAAAACAAAACTCGTGAAACAAATCACTTACGAGATAAAAGGACCCCAATTTTTTCTGGCAAACTCGCGTCATCTAAAATTTCTCCCAAGACGACCTATACAAGGAAGACGTCTTCCTTCTCTAAATTTCTCCCTAGGAGACCTTCGTAAGAAGACGTCCTCCTCTCTGTTTTCCTGTACGGTTTCAGGAGCTTTAGCGGGTGGACGTCTCTTAGATAACTCTGCTGTTCAAcacctctgtctctctctctctctctctctctctctctctctctgatatgACTTTTAATTGCAGAGAATCTAATATCTTTTAAAacctatttctttcttttgttcaatGATATATTTGTCATGCTTTCTTCTCTGTATGTGATATAATATTATTTTAGTGTAATGATGATctgttttttggattttaattgaTGCAAAGGGCTCTGAAACAATCCAATGCCACAAAAtgcattttatattttcatttggGTCAGGTTGAGTCCATACAAATTGGCTGCAGTGATGTTATTTTTCAGCCTCTGTTTTGCGTGTGCAAcatattttgtttctcttgcaATTACAACTCAACTTAATTCCATCCAACAGTTGCCCTCCTATATTATATATCCAATCATCGTGAACCTAAAATAAAAGCTACTATCAAATTTTTCCTCTCATGTGCTCTAAATTTTCTAGTTATTCAATCTTAATTCTGTGTCACATGGTCGAGTGTAATGCGAGAGGGAATGATAAGTTTAACATTATTGGTTTTAGATCAtgatcaaattttatttatacaatatttttttaattgtttgtaCAAGTATAATGATTGAAGGTGTTATATTATGTGTATattagaatttaaaataaaatagagtttCAAACGTGAAATGGGAATTTTGTAATTATCAGGCTATagatgaaaatgattttttttatttctttatcaaTCGTTGATTCTGAtctaaattaattttaaaagtaCTTTCTTGATGATTTACCAATAGATGATCTTGATCTCAGAAATcgcaaaatcacaaaaaaaaaaaaaaaaaaaaaaaaaaaaaaaaatcactttcaaacagaatcaatgaattgaaaacaaaaatgtTGTCAATCAAGCCCTAACAATTACTTGTTAACCAAGATTCATCCATGAAAAATGTACTCCAACTCCAGCAACACTGCCATCATTGTGGGTCGGCCCCAACTTGCATCGGCAACGCATCTCCTTGCAATCCGCCCCAATTGCTTCAATGATTGTTGAGAGTAACTCCCTTCAAGCCGTTGATCCACAATGGTTTCAAGTGATTCCCATCCTTTATTGTAGGCCCGTTGTTTTGACAAGCGTGCATCAGAAAGTGGCCGACCACTGAAAACCTCAAGCAATACTACACCAAAagagtaaacatcagacttTTTTGTCAATTTCCGACTTCTCTTGTATTCAGGATCAATATATCCAGCGGTTCCCGTCACAAGAGAACCAAAAAAGGGATCATATAATGAAGTATCTGTTATTGATATTCCAAAATCAGCTATCTTTGCTACAAAGTTCTCATCCAATAGTATGTTGGATGTCTTAACGTCCCTATGGATTATAGCACCCTCTCCCCATGTGTGGAGGTAGTTGATCCCACGTGCAACTCCTATGCAAATCTCTAATCTCTGCTTCCATGTCAATGGTGGAAGATCACTGCCAAAGAGATGCTTCGATAGATCCCCATTTGCCATATACTCATACACCAAAGTCATCTCATTCTTTTCCTTGCAGAACCCAATCAAGGAAACCACATGTGTATGCTTGAGCTTTGATAGCATCTGAATCTCTGTCTCAAATGCTACCCGGCCTTGTCCATATATAGAAGGCAGATGGGCACGCTTGAATGCTGCCTGAGTACCATCATATAGGACGCCCTTGTAAACTGTACCAAAGCCACCCTCTCCGATCACCAATGAGTTATCAAAATTCTTTGTTGCAGCTCGAATCTCTGCTTTTGTGAACAAATTATTACCATCTCTATCAATAGTTTTTGTACCATTTGGATTCAGACTTCCCCGGGTGAATTCAAATAATAGTTCATCTTGCTTCTCTGCCACTTGAAACAAATTATTATCAATTCTATCAATAGCTGTGGAGCAATTTGGATTCGGACTTCCTCCGATGAATTTAGACAATAGTTCAGCTTGGTTCTCTGCCACTGGAAACAAATTATTATCATCTCTATCAATAGCTGTGGAGCCATTTGGATTTAGATTATCTTCGGTGAATTTAGATAATTCAGCTTGGTTCTCTGCCATTGTGAACCTCTTACCAACTCTATCGGTAGTTGCGTAGCCACTTAGATCCAGACATCCTCCGAGGACTTTAGAAACTCTAGCAACAGTGTTGTTGATTCCGGTAGTTCCATTATATAGTGGGTGAGAACCAACGGGATTGTCTTTCATAGGGCACGTTTTTTCTCTCTGCCTACGTAAAGATGCAAGAAAAGATCCAAGATTGGAGATAGAAGCTTTATCTCCTTTTAATTTTCGCAGCGTACTTTTCCACTCTTCTTTGCTATTTATGTTGGATAAGTAAGACCCCAACATCTCGAGAATTAAAGGCAATCCTTCCGAATAACGTATTATATCATGTGAAAGTTGCATATACTCTTGAGGAGGTTCATCCATGGAAAATGCATGCAAACTAAATAGTTCAAGAGATTCCTCACGGTCCAGCCTTTGAAGCCAACAGATTTTATCTTTAACAACTTTTGCCACATTCAAGATATGTTCATTAGTGGTTGTTATAATGACCCTACTTCCTTGACCAAACCAATTGAGTTCACCGGCTAAAGCATCTACCTGTTCTTTATTGTCCACATCATCAAGGACAAGAAGAACCTTTTCTTTGCAAAGATGGTGTTCTAtcaattttttccctttatgaTAATGACCTACGTCAAGGTCTATTTTGAAGATATCTTTAAGAAGTCGTTTCTGCAAAGACACAAGCCCCATGCATTGCATTGCTTGTTTGCTAACATCTGAAATAAAACTATATTTCTTGAAGTTTGAAAGGATGCGATTATAGACAATCTTAGCAATGGTCGTCTTCCCAATGCCACGGGAACCACAGATTCCTATGAACTGAACATCATCGGAACTCATACTTAATAAAGATAACATTTCCTTAACACGAGAATCTATACCAATAGGGTATTTGCATTCATCCAAATGCGTGTTACTGACCAATTCATCCAGAATCCTTCTGATAACTAATTCAACAATCTTTCCTTGGTCCCTACAATCATTtcatatcaaaaaagaaaatcataacaATTAATGACATCAAAAtatctagtaaaaaaaaaacttattattTTATGCTTATTTAGAATGGAAAGCAATCAGAATAAACATTGGTTAGAATTTAGCATTAgtaaaaattagaaatatgcatcactatatacgaATTAGGGGTGTGACGACTTGAACACAAATATGAGTGATAATAGATTAGAAAGATAGTCTAATTTACTACGTTATCCCAACACTAAGTGACTATGAGCTATTAAATATCCTACATCATAAGGAAATCTGAATCTCTATGATAAAACTAACAATTTTGGCATCAAACATTAttgaaaacccctgataatatGTTAAAATGGGTTTAAAATGACTAATTTCTTGAAAAATCTTGAACCACTTAAGATACAAGGGGAATGGTCTAACACATGGTTCACTATGGTCGATCAATAAGATACCCTAGTCCAACCATTGCACCAAATTTTCCGTATTTGCACTCAAGTGGGATATGAATGAAAGGCAACATTCTtatcaaacaaataaatataACCCTTATGTTTAAAGACTTTGTATCCATAAGCAAATTTTAGTGATAATGTTTGATTTTGATAAGGTATGCAATTCAGTTGAAGTTATTATAAAAAGCTTTATAATCAAACTATATATCGGGAGGGGTGGAGAGAAAATAGCTAAAGCTGGAAGCGGAATGGGCtaatgaaatgaaaataaagagaTAATCATTATAAAGTTTAAGATACCATAATGAGAATACATTCAAAAAATTTTTATGGGATTAGACTTACGTATTTTTGTCAATAACTTCTCCTTTCAAACTCCCCACCACTCTCAAAGCTTTCCTCCAACTATCTACAATATGGGGCTCAAAATTCTTCTTGTGCTCTCGAAATGCTTCTTCAAAACTTCCGATCTGATTCCGAACATGGGATGGATCAACGTAAAAGAATATGGGCAAGACCAGTTGACCGTTGGATATATGGCATTGACGAATCTGAGCAAGTTCCAGAAGGCACCATTTGCTGTTGGCATATCCTTGTGAGAAGACAGGGATAGAGATTTTGGAGCCATCGATTGCTTTAAGCAAGGAGGGTCCAATGGCTTCACCAGTCCAGAGATTTTCGCTATCAATAAAAACATTGATTCCCTTGTCTTTCATAATTAAGTTAAGGAAGCTAGTGAAGCTATTACGAGTATCTTCGCCCCTGAAGTTGAGGAACACATCATAGCTAGAAAATCCAGTTgtgaaggtgaaggtggagGAAGCCCCATCTAGAGCCGCCATGAACTTGAAATTGTTGCAGAGAATATTAGATCTTGATTTTACAAATTGACtttaaaataggaagttttgTGTTGATTCAACGAACCTTCTGCGAAATTATTGTTAACGGAGTATAGACTTTTGTAACTTTCTGTCTCTATGTTGACTATTTAGAGGAGTTGATTAGAAAACTTCGGCGTGCCTTCCACGAATTGAAGTAAGAGACATTTGACGTCGTTGAgggatttatttatatatttttctgtCTGTGTAGAGTCTGCTTTTAATAGAGTTTGGTGGAACTATGGGATCAAACAGAATAACATATTACGGTCATAATAAGGCAGTTTGGGACGTGT
Above is a window of Macadamia integrifolia cultivar HAES 741 unplaced genomic scaffold, SCU_Mint_v3 scaffold891, whole genome shotgun sequence DNA encoding:
- the LOC122070347 gene encoding uncharacterized protein LOC122070347 → MAALDGASSTFTFTTGFSSYDVFLNFRGEDTRNSFTSFLNLIMKDKGINVFIDSENLWTGEAIGPSLLKAIDGSKISIPVFSQGYANSKWCLLELAQIRQCHISNGQLVLPIFFYVDPSHVRNQIGSFEEAFREHKKNFEPHIVDSWRKALRVVGSLKGEVIDKNTDQGKIVELVIRRILDELVSNTHLDECKYPIGIDSRVKEMLSLLSMSSDDVQFIGICGSRGIGKTTIAKIVYNRILSNFKKYSFISDVSKQAMQCMGLVSLQKRLLKDIFKIDLDVGHYHKGKKLIEHHLCKEKVLLVLDDVDNKEQVDALAGELNWFGQGSRVIITTTNEHILNVAKVVKDKICWLQRLDREESLELFSLHAFSMDEPPQEYMQLSHDIIRYSEGLPLILEMLGSYLSNINSKEEWKSTLRKLKGDKASISNLGSFLASLRRQREKTCPMKDNPVGSHPLYNGTTGINNTVARVSKVLGGCLDLSGYATTDRVGKRFTMAENQAELSKFTEDNLNPNGSTAIDRDDNNLFPVAENQAELLSKFIGGSPNPNCSTAIDRIDNNLFQVAEKQDELLFEFTRGSLNPNGTKTIDRDGNNLFTKAEIRAATKNFDNSLVIGEGGFGTVYKGVLYDGTQAAFKRAHLPSIYGQGRVAFETEIQMLSKLKHTHVVSLIGFCKEKNEMTLVYEYMANGDLSKHLFGSDLPPLTWKQRLEICIGVARGINYLHTWGEGAIIHRDVKTSNILLDENFVAKIADFGISITDTSLYDPFFGSLVTGTAGYIDPEYKRSRKLTKKSDVYSFGVVLLEVFSGRPLSDARLSKQRAYNKGWESLETIVDQRLEGSYSQQSLKQLGRIARRCVADASWGRPTMMAVLLELEYIFHG